The DNA window GACGACGTTGCCGATCTCGCCGCGCTGCTGCGCCTGCCGGTAGTCCTCGTAGTGGGCGTGCGGCTCGGGTGTCTCAATCACGCGCTGCTCACCGCAGAGGCGATCGATCGTCGCGGGCTGCCGTGGTGCGGCTGGGTCGCGAACCATGTCGATCCGGACATGGCGGCGGCCGATGAAAACATCGACGCCCTCACCCGGCGGCTCGGCGTGCCCCTGCTCGGGCGCGTCCCTTTCACGGAATCGGCCGACGCGAGGACGCTCGCCGACGTGCTGGATGTCGCGACGATTCTGACGGCGCTCGACGGTGCCGACAACTGACCGGATGCGGCGCTGGTACCGAGGCGCGTTTCCCTATGCTATGTTGATAGGCGCGGCTGCGCGAAGCCGCTCCACAAAACGAACGGAAGAGAGAGAGTGCGAATGAATTCACGCTTGAAGGCAGTGTTGACCGTGGGGACGATCGTGCTTGCCGGTTGCGTGAGCCCGGCTGAGCAGAAGGCAGCCGACACCAAGCAGTGCCAGGGCTACGGCTTCACACCGGGCAGCGAGGCTTTCGCAAACTGCATGATGACCATCGCGAACCGTCGCTCCGACGACATGCGCCACTGGCAGGACGAGCAGAAACGGCGGTGGGAGGAGCAGCAGAAGTCGCAGCAGGAGCCAGCGCAGGCGGCGCCCAGCCAGCCGACGCAACCGACTGCGATGGACTGCACGACGAGCGAGACCAGTACGACCACCGGCAACACCACGAACGTCCAGAGCAGGACCAACTGCCACTCGCGCTGAGCGCCCGTCACGCCGGCGGCAGCGCAGTTCCGAGGTGGCTATAGCGCTTCGGAGTCGATCTCCGCGGCCGCCGCGGGGGCGCGTTTCGACCGCAGCGACAGCGCGATGAGCGGAAAGACCAGGACCGTCAGGATTGCGGCGCCGACCAGGGCCGCGGCATTCTCGGGCGATATCTTCCCGGTCGCCCGGCCGAGATCCGCGATGACGACCACGAGCGGCAGAGAGGTGGCCGAGAGCAGCGCCAGTGCGAGCTGCTCCCGCTTGCCGAGCGCACGACGGTAAAGCAGGGCCGGGGCGCCGCGCACGAGCAGAAAGAGGGCCACGAAGAGCGGCACCCGCAGCAGGCTGTCGGGGCTCGCGAAGAGTGCGACGACGTCGATCTGGGTGCCGCTCGCGATGAAGAAGATCGGGATCAGGAAACCGAATCCGATCGCATCGAGCTTGTGCCGGAACGGCTCCGCTTCCGGTCCGCGTGCCACCAGCCCCACCACCGCGCCGGCGGCAAAGGCGCCGAGCAGCAGATTGAGACCGAAGGTGTCGGCCATCACGACCATGGACGCCAGCAGGAGCATCGACAGGCGCACGGGGAACTGACTGGTCTTGTACAGGGTGCGCGAGAGGATCTCGATCACCTGCGGCGGACGCACCCGCAGCACGAGCACCACGCAGGTAAGCGCGATGAAGATGAAGGTGATGAGCAGCTCGGAGCGCTGCGCGAGCTTGCCGTCGCCCGCCATGATGAGCGAGAAGAGAATGATCGGCGCGAACTCGCCGATGGCGCCAGCGCCCAGAACACAGCGCCCGAGTTGACTGTCGAGGTCGTCCGCCTCGCGCAGGATCGGAAGCAGGGCACCGATCGCGGTGGTGGCGAGCGCGACGCCGACGAGGAAAGGATCGAACGCGAGTCCGGCGGCGGACAAGGCCTGCGTCAGTGCCAGCGCGAGCACGATGGAGACGGTCCATCCCAGCCCGCCCAGGCGCAGCGGAGTACCGCGCAGCGTGGAGAAGTCGAGGTCCATGCCCGCCAGAAAGAAGAGGAAGCAGAGGCCGAGTGCGGACAGTGCCCTGACGCCGACTTCGTCACCGACCAGATCCAGCATCTGCGGGCCGATTGCGATGCCCAGCAGCAGTTCGATGACCACCAGCGGCAGGCGCAGCCGGATGGGCAGCTCGTTGAAGAGCGGCGCCAGGGCCGCTGCGAAGAGGACGATCAGGAGCGGATGGTGGTGCTGGGGCACGGCTGCCCTCGTTCTCCTATTGGCGAAGCCTCGCGCTCTGCGGGCCGCGGCGCGGGGCGCGCGACGCGGCTGCGCGACTGGCCGGCAGGGGACGAAGCCCTGCGCGGCGCGGCGCTCCTGTCATGGACGCCGCTCCGGATTGGGTTCGGAACGATTCAGAAGGGGTCCAGCATTTCCGACGTGGAGGCGGCAGGCCGCGGCTTCGCCGGGGGTGGCTTTGCGGCAGCCGGCTCTGGCTCGTCCGCTTCCGGCGCAAGCAGCACCGGTGGCGGGCCGGGATCGGGGTGTGCGCTCATCGCCGGTGGATCGGAGGCTGCGGTGGGCGGGGCCGACGGCTCTTTCGCGGCCGACGATGCCGGCACGTGGGCGATCAGCTGAGCGTTGTCGACCCAGCCCTTCACGCCGCTGGCCGTGCCCGTCACCA is part of the Betaproteobacteria bacterium genome and encodes:
- a CDS encoding cation:proton antiporter encodes the protein MPQHHHPLLIVLFAAALAPLFNELPIRLRLPLVVIELLLGIAIGPQMLDLVGDEVGVRALSALGLCFLFFLAGMDLDFSTLRGTPLRLGGLGWTVSIVLALALTQALSAAGLAFDPFLVGVALATTAIGALLPILREADDLDSQLGRCVLGAGAIGEFAPIILFSLIMAGDGKLAQRSELLITFIFIALTCVVLVLRVRPPQVIEILSRTLYKTSQFPVRLSMLLLASMVVMADTFGLNLLLGAFAAGAVVGLVARGPEAEPFRHKLDAIGFGFLIPIFFIASGTQIDVVALFASPDSLLRVPLFVALFLLVRGAPALLYRRALGKREQLALALLSATSLPLVVVIADLGRATGKISPENAAALVGAAILTVLVFPLIALSLRSKRAPAAAAEIDSEAL
- a CDS encoding AAA family ATPase — protein: DDVADLAALLRLPVVLVVGVRLGCLNHALLTAEAIDRRGLPWCGWVANHVDPDMAAADENIDALTRRLGVPLLGRVPFTESADARTLADVLDVATILTALDGADN